One Corynebacterium uterequi DNA segment encodes these proteins:
- a CDS encoding helix-turn-helix transcriptional regulator: MSVVVAAATEKARNLIVDALGHSKTSVVISQASSPTQAMAACQREVQPILVTDAEFIFAALEAFPDKPSELALCVVVVREQVNDCHTAALGVRAGIDGVVSWEDLDHLPHALRCAHNGGMYISPDVARRITGELLRLPAAPVRLDTTGLSPSVQRVLRLVLKGLSNREIANELSLSEASARKYTSHVLHHYDCSSRGELIARWFSS; this comes from the coding sequence GTGTCGGTAGTCGTTGCGGCAGCCACCGAGAAGGCCCGAAACCTGATTGTTGACGCCTTGGGTCACTCAAAGACCTCAGTAGTGATTTCTCAGGCCTCCTCACCCACGCAGGCCATGGCCGCATGTCAGCGGGAAGTGCAGCCCATCCTGGTGACGGACGCCGAGTTCATTTTCGCAGCCCTCGAAGCCTTCCCCGACAAGCCTTCCGAGCTTGCACTATGCGTTGTCGTGGTGCGCGAACAAGTAAATGACTGCCACACTGCAGCGCTGGGCGTACGAGCCGGGATTGACGGCGTGGTGTCCTGGGAAGACTTAGACCATCTCCCCCACGCCCTTCGATGCGCCCACAACGGCGGCATGTACATCTCCCCCGACGTAGCCCGCCGCATCACCGGGGAGCTGCTCAGGCTCCCGGCAGCTCCCGTGAGGCTCGATACCACCGGGCTCAGCCCGTCGGTCCAGCGCGTCCTCAGGCTCGTGTTAAAAGGTCTTAGCAACCGGGAAATCGCTAACGAGCTGAGCTTGAGTGAGGCATCCGCTAGGAAGTACACCTCGCATGTGCTGCACCACTACGACTGCTCCTCCAGGGGAGAGCTCATCGCCCGCTGGTTCTCCTCCTAG
- a CDS encoding DUF3180 domain-containing protein gives MIRTPIAGLVVVYAFIAAAVGIVTCFFYSYFPPLPAIGPVTLWALVAMCVGLRALVRRNLDEGRIGLDRSQLNPLTVARILVVGQASAWTGAIMGGGYAGVATFVVPHAGQLVTAQAELPVVLAGALGGAVLAAAGVAVEKSCETPPPGSGETIS, from the coding sequence ATGATCCGCACCCCTATCGCCGGCCTCGTGGTCGTCTACGCGTTCATCGCGGCGGCGGTGGGCATCGTCACCTGCTTCTTTTATTCCTATTTCCCGCCCCTTCCGGCCATCGGTCCGGTCACGTTGTGGGCGCTGGTGGCGATGTGCGTGGGGCTGCGGGCGCTGGTGCGCCGTAACCTCGACGAGGGGCGCATCGGCCTTGATCGCAGCCAGCTTAATCCGCTCACCGTCGCGCGGATCCTCGTCGTGGGGCAGGCGTCGGCGTGGACTGGCGCGATCATGGGCGGCGGCTACGCGGGGGTAGCCACCTTCGTGGTCCCGCACGCTGGTCAGTTAGTGACCGCCCAGGCCGAGCTGCCCGTTGTCCTCGCCGGTGCGCTCGGGGGCGCGGTGCTGGCCGCCGCCGGGGTGGCGGTGGAGAAATCTTGTGAGACGCCTCCGCCTGGCAGCGGTGAGACTATTAGCTAA
- a CDS encoding pantoate--beta-alanine ligase: MSFEFGAATVIDDLARMRMLGSAMRKTGRPVVLVPLGRGLHAGHIALIRAARMLPRAVVVVAWQGDDIPAALADEHVDVVWPVRDEDLWPSGAPTLSVRWEGGLEPAGVVEAEVTRGLALMGVLRPSDVIVGEKDFEVAAALRRAIADLHMGVEVHGVPTVRMPDGVAISLRNADVDPSARTDATVISAALTAGAFAAEHGPAAVLKTASEVLAAGGITPDYLELRGLGFGPAPEVGDARLVVAATVGGVRLIDNVGVPLGIGFHNLGDDAT, encoded by the coding sequence ATGAGTTTCGAGTTTGGCGCCGCGACGGTAATCGACGACCTGGCACGGATGAGGATGCTGGGGTCGGCCATGCGCAAGACCGGCCGTCCGGTGGTGCTCGTGCCCTTGGGCAGGGGGCTGCATGCCGGTCACATCGCCTTGATCCGGGCGGCCCGGATGCTGCCTCGCGCGGTGGTCGTGGTGGCTTGGCAAGGCGACGACATCCCGGCGGCGCTGGCCGACGAGCACGTCGACGTCGTCTGGCCGGTGCGCGATGAGGACTTGTGGCCTTCCGGCGCCCCGACGCTCAGCGTGCGTTGGGAGGGCGGTCTGGAGCCGGCCGGCGTCGTTGAGGCCGAAGTCACCCGGGGCCTCGCACTCATGGGGGTGCTCAGGCCTAGCGACGTCATCGTGGGCGAGAAAGATTTTGAGGTGGCGGCGGCGCTGAGGCGAGCCATCGCCGATTTGCACATGGGGGTGGAAGTGCACGGGGTGCCGACCGTGCGGATGCCCGACGGGGTGGCGATCTCCCTGCGCAACGCGGACGTGGACCCGAGCGCGCGAACCGATGCCACCGTGATATCCGCGGCGTTGACGGCCGGGGCCTTCGCCGCAGAACACGGGCCCGCGGCGGTGCTCAAGACGGCGTCGGAGGTGCTGGCTGCGGGCGGGATCACCCCGGATTACCTTGAGCTGCGGGGACTGGGCTTCGGCCCGGCCCCTGAGGTGGGCGACGCACGGCTTGTGGTGGCGGCCACCGTGGGTGGGGTCCGGCTCATCGATAATGTGGGCGTTCCCCTCGGTATCGGTTTCCACAACCTTGGCGACGACGCCACTTAG
- the lysS gene encoding lysine--tRNA ligase — MSQQNISVQNSQGPQVSEQGRIRRDKREKLLAEGHDPYPVVVDRTTSLKALRAGYVVVADGSEEAAASRAEGVTYLAPGEETEVEVAVAGRIMFQRNTGKLCFATLQEGDGTQLQVMLSLAEVGADALAGWKADTDLGDIVSVRGRIIASRRGELSVQARSWHMVSKALRPLPVAFADMSEDQRVRHRYTDLIMREAARTNAMTRIKVMRALRDYLHGEGFVEIETPMLQTLHGGAAARPFVTHSNALDIDLYLRIAPELYLKRAVVGGLERVFEVNRNFRNEGVDSTHSPEFSMLETYQAWGTYEDGARTIQELVQSVAQAVFGSTTVTLADGTEYDLGGQWQVIEMYPSLNEALARKFPGQPEVTVDSTVEELKAIADAIGLDVPTKGGWGHGKLVEEIWELLCEDQLYGPIFVKNFPVETSPLTRQHRDQPGVTEKWDLYVRGFELATGYSELVDPVIQRERFEDQARLAAGGDDEAMVLDEDFLTAMEQGMPPTAGCGMGIDRLLMALTGLGIRETVLFPMVKPEA; from the coding sequence GTGAGCCAGCAGAATATTTCAGTGCAGAACAGCCAAGGCCCCCAGGTCTCCGAGCAGGGCAGGATCCGCCGCGATAAGCGTGAAAAGCTGCTCGCCGAGGGCCACGACCCGTACCCGGTGGTCGTTGACCGCACGACGAGCCTCAAGGCTCTGCGCGCCGGCTACGTGGTAGTTGCCGACGGCTCCGAGGAGGCCGCCGCTTCCCGTGCAGAGGGCGTGACCTACCTGGCCCCCGGCGAGGAAACCGAGGTCGAGGTGGCCGTCGCCGGGCGAATCATGTTCCAGCGCAACACCGGAAAGCTGTGCTTCGCCACCCTGCAGGAGGGCGACGGTACCCAGTTGCAGGTCATGCTTTCCCTGGCCGAAGTGGGCGCAGATGCCCTCGCCGGTTGGAAGGCAGACACCGACCTCGGCGACATCGTCTCCGTGCGCGGACGCATCATCGCGTCCCGCCGCGGTGAGCTGTCGGTTCAGGCGCGCAGCTGGCACATGGTGTCCAAGGCGCTGCGGCCGCTGCCCGTTGCCTTCGCGGACATGAGTGAGGACCAGCGCGTGCGTCACCGCTACACCGACCTCATCATGCGCGAGGCGGCCCGCACCAACGCCATGACGCGGATCAAGGTGATGCGGGCGCTGCGTGATTACCTGCACGGCGAGGGTTTTGTGGAAATCGAGACCCCGATGCTCCAGACCCTGCACGGTGGGGCCGCAGCCCGACCGTTTGTTACCCACTCCAACGCGTTGGATATTGACCTCTACCTGCGCATCGCGCCCGAGCTGTACCTCAAGCGGGCCGTCGTCGGCGGGCTGGAGCGTGTCTTTGAGGTCAACCGCAACTTCCGCAACGAAGGCGTGGACTCGACCCATTCCCCGGAGTTCTCCATGCTGGAGACCTACCAGGCCTGGGGCACGTACGAGGACGGCGCCCGCACGATCCAAGAGCTGGTCCAGTCCGTCGCGCAGGCCGTGTTCGGCTCGACGACGGTCACGCTGGCCGACGGCACCGAGTACGACCTCGGCGGGCAATGGCAGGTCATCGAGATGTACCCGTCCCTCAACGAGGCCCTGGCTCGGAAGTTCCCCGGCCAGCCCGAGGTTACGGTCGATTCCACCGTCGAAGAGCTCAAGGCTATTGCCGACGCCATCGGCCTCGACGTCCCGACTAAGGGCGGTTGGGGCCACGGCAAGCTCGTGGAGGAGATCTGGGAACTGCTGTGCGAGGACCAGCTCTACGGCCCGATCTTTGTCAAGAACTTCCCCGTGGAGACCTCGCCGCTAACTCGGCAGCATCGCGACCAACCCGGCGTGACCGAGAAGTGGGACCTTTACGTCCGCGGGTTCGAGCTCGCCACGGGCTACTCGGAGCTGGTGGACCCGGTCATCCAGCGCGAGCGCTTCGAGGACCAAGCACGGCTAGCCGCTGGCGGCGACGACGAGGCCATGGTCCTCGACGAGGACTTCCTCACCGCCATGGAGCAGGGCATGCCACCGACAGCGGGTTGCGGCATGGGCATCGACCGGTTGCTCATGGCTCTCACCGGGCTGGGTATCCGGGAGACCGTGCTGTTTCCGATGGTGAAGCCAGAAGCCTGA
- a CDS encoding DUF6779 domain-containing protein, protein MTVTPGSESQFSESDNVPESRERDSSQVVIFVLVVVAVAGSVVMLLVNSATALKVALIAALWAVLLSAFLIYRYRSQNISQREEMELREELHLAELERVAQANGTTIQRDSSRSEKLAEHNTELLEQLREEIRSLRSKLEEYTGRPYEYEPDAIRATAQRVMEVESSSATNARDVTEEIAIVREPEPAPRRTQPAPPRVERPQPSYFRPEPKPEPIPEPEPTPVSAAYSHWAPREDPVVTVADEPVEEPLYRGSHRRPNGAPTPDAIAGRFGRSSAPTANPLSQLISESSDRWQFPSEPETRRAPEPRREPKPEPRREPEPAEDVRHSGRRRLDQHGSGLTVAELLANMKNQR, encoded by the coding sequence ATGACTGTCACACCTGGATCGGAATCCCAGTTTTCGGAGTCGGATAACGTCCCGGAATCGAGGGAACGTGACTCTAGCCAGGTCGTTATCTTCGTGCTCGTCGTTGTCGCGGTCGCAGGCAGCGTGGTCATGCTCCTGGTCAACAGCGCCACCGCGTTGAAGGTCGCGCTCATCGCCGCGCTGTGGGCGGTGCTGCTCAGTGCCTTCCTCATCTACCGGTACCGGAGCCAAAACATTTCCCAGCGTGAGGAGATGGAGCTGCGGGAGGAGCTGCACCTCGCCGAGCTAGAGCGCGTCGCCCAGGCCAATGGGACCACCATCCAGCGTGACTCTTCCCGCAGCGAGAAGCTGGCCGAGCACAATACGGAACTCCTTGAGCAGCTGCGGGAGGAGATCCGCTCGCTGCGGTCCAAGCTGGAGGAATACACCGGCCGGCCCTACGAATACGAGCCCGACGCTATTCGCGCCACCGCGCAGCGTGTGATGGAAGTCGAGAGCTCCTCGGCCACCAACGCCCGCGACGTGACAGAGGAGATCGCCATCGTCCGGGAGCCGGAGCCCGCCCCGCGGCGGACTCAGCCGGCACCGCCGCGAGTTGAGCGGCCCCAGCCGTCGTATTTCCGTCCGGAGCCGAAGCCCGAGCCGATCCCGGAACCGGAACCGACCCCGGTGAGCGCTGCGTACTCGCACTGGGCGCCGCGTGAGGATCCCGTGGTCACCGTCGCCGACGAACCGGTGGAGGAGCCACTGTACCGCGGTTCGCACCGCCGTCCCAACGGCGCCCCCACCCCCGACGCCATTGCCGGGCGCTTCGGCCGCTCCTCGGCACCGACGGCCAATCCGCTGTCCCAGCTCATTAGCGAGAGCAGCGACCGTTGGCAGTTCCCGTCGGAGCCCGAGACCCGTCGGGCACCGGAACCCCGCCGGGAACCGAAGCCGGAGCCCCGTCGGGAGCCGGAGCCGGCGGAGGACGTGCGACACAGCGGCCGGCGTCGCCTGGATCAGCACGGCAGTGGCCTCACGGTCGCGGAGTTGCTCGCCAACATGAAGAATCAGCGCTAG
- a CDS encoding ATP-binding cassette domain-containing protein — translation MIKIEDATRKYGDRTLWEDVSTHFRSGRVTALTGASGSGKSTLLNCIGGLESLTSGAITVDGFSVSDASRRRLRLYRRDTLGFLFQDYALVPDRRVEYNLRLAVPKATRDQLEEALEHVGLPGYSRRFVYELSGGEQQRVALARLVLKKPTVILADEPTGALDEDNSIMVIQSLRDLADHGSTVVVATHSPEVTAAADDRLHLEDGTWSITRGQ, via the coding sequence ATGATAAAAATCGAAGATGCCACCAGGAAATACGGGGATCGGACCCTGTGGGAGGACGTCTCCACCCACTTTAGATCCGGCCGGGTTACTGCCCTGACCGGAGCCTCCGGTTCCGGAAAATCCACTCTGCTTAATTGCATAGGGGGACTCGAATCTCTCACTTCGGGTGCCATCACCGTCGACGGTTTCTCGGTGAGCGATGCTAGCCGCCGTCGGCTAAGGCTGTACCGCCGGGACACCCTCGGGTTTCTTTTCCAGGACTACGCTCTAGTGCCCGACCGTCGCGTTGAATACAACCTGCGGCTTGCCGTCCCGAAGGCGACCCGGGACCAGCTAGAAGAAGCACTCGAGCACGTCGGCCTGCCAGGTTATTCGCGAAGGTTCGTGTATGAGCTCTCCGGTGGCGAGCAGCAGCGCGTCGCCTTGGCCCGCCTTGTCCTGAAAAAACCCACGGTCATCCTCGCCGATGAGCCCACCGGCGCCTTGGACGAAGACAATTCCATCATGGTTATTCAATCCTTGAGAGACTTGGCTGACCACGGTTCCACGGTCGTTGTTGCAACCCACTCTCCCGAGGTCACCGCCGCGGCGGACGATCGTCTCCACCTCGAAGACGGCACGTGGAGCATCACCCGTGGCCAGTAA
- the folP gene encoding dihydropteroate synthase yields the protein MQGADLILPGRCRVMGIVNVTEDSFSDGGKFLAFDDAIAHAHELVAQGADIIDVGAESTRPGATRVPPEVEAERAATVIRELHSAGIATSVDTMRAATAAACVEAGVDLINDVSGGLADPDMFRVMADSDALVCLMHWRTVAGADFAEASGRADHGGDVVADVKKVLGELAAAAIDAGVRADNITVDPGLGFAKSHEDNWALLGALGEFIDGDYPVLVGASRKRFLTGVRADRGLPASPTLADAATLAVSALSARLGAWAVRVHDVAGSRDAVDVAEAWRAAEEARRG from the coding sequence ATGCAAGGCGCAGATCTCATCCTCCCGGGCCGGTGCCGGGTCATGGGCATTGTCAATGTCACCGAGGATTCCTTCTCCGACGGCGGGAAGTTCCTGGCGTTCGACGACGCCATTGCCCACGCCCACGAGCTCGTGGCTCAGGGCGCGGACATCATCGACGTCGGTGCGGAATCGACCCGCCCCGGGGCCACTCGCGTTCCCCCAGAGGTGGAGGCCGAACGGGCGGCTACCGTCATTCGTGAGCTGCACTCCGCGGGCATTGCCACCTCGGTGGACACCATGCGCGCCGCGACGGCCGCCGCGTGCGTTGAGGCGGGCGTGGATCTTATCAACGACGTCTCGGGCGGCCTGGCCGATCCGGACATGTTCCGGGTCATGGCGGATTCGGACGCTCTCGTGTGTCTCATGCACTGGCGCACGGTGGCCGGCGCGGACTTCGCCGAAGCCTCCGGCCGGGCCGACCATGGCGGGGACGTCGTCGCGGACGTTAAAAAGGTCCTCGGGGAGCTGGCGGCGGCTGCCATCGACGCCGGTGTGCGAGCGGACAACATCACCGTTGACCCGGGACTCGGTTTCGCCAAGTCCCACGAGGACAATTGGGCGCTCCTGGGCGCGCTGGGCGAGTTCATCGACGGCGACTACCCGGTGCTGGTGGGAGCCTCGCGGAAACGTTTCCTCACCGGGGTGCGCGCCGATCGAGGACTGCCGGCCTCCCCGACGCTGGCCGACGCCGCCACGCTGGCGGTGTCGGCACTGTCGGCGCGGCTCGGGGCGTGGGCGGTGCGGGTGCACGACGTCGCCGGTTCCCGTGACGCGGTGGACGTGGCGGAAGCGTGGCGCGCGGCGGAGGAGGCGCGCCGTGGCTGA
- a CDS encoding alpha/beta fold hydrolase, which produces MTVLNSLYCPARIQDASTRSVVLIGSLGANVSMWTPQLDALSERFHVLAVDHWGHGGQGYGVSPLPSDTSPSIAAFADDVLETASANGIDSFAVVGLSLGGTVAQYLAATSARVEKAVFISTSDNFGGPDSWLKKAADVRAKGTGSLAEATAKRWFSAGFGATHPAFMNGIRVMVAETPDEGYAACCEALGEWNFTDQLGQVTCDVLTIAGDEDAGTSPDVLARIAAHVGGNVRSEVISPAAHLLNMEHPQRVNQLLLEFLA; this is translated from the coding sequence ATGACCGTTTTGAACTCTCTGTACTGCCCGGCTCGCATCCAGGATGCCAGCACACGAAGCGTCGTTCTCATCGGCTCTTTGGGCGCGAACGTCAGTATGTGGACGCCGCAACTGGATGCCCTGAGCGAGCGTTTCCACGTCCTCGCTGTCGACCACTGGGGTCACGGCGGCCAGGGCTACGGGGTGTCGCCGCTGCCTTCCGATACCTCCCCGTCGATCGCGGCCTTTGCCGACGACGTGCTGGAGACGGCGAGCGCCAACGGTATCGATAGCTTCGCCGTCGTCGGCCTGTCCCTGGGCGGTACCGTCGCACAGTACCTCGCGGCTACCTCCGCGAGGGTAGAAAAGGCCGTGTTCATCAGCACCTCTGACAATTTCGGTGGTCCCGATAGCTGGCTGAAGAAGGCCGCCGACGTGCGGGCAAAAGGTACCGGGAGTCTCGCGGAGGCCACCGCCAAGCGCTGGTTCTCCGCCGGCTTCGGAGCCACTCACCCGGCTTTCATGAATGGCATCCGAGTAATGGTCGCCGAAACGCCCGACGAGGGCTACGCCGCCTGCTGCGAGGCGCTCGGGGAGTGGAACTTCACCGACCAGCTAGGCCAAGTCACGTGCGACGTGCTCACCATCGCCGGGGACGAGGACGCGGGAACGTCTCCGGATGTGCTGGCGAGGATTGCCGCGCACGTCGGCGGAAACGTCCGCTCCGAGGTCATCTCTCCGGCCGCGCACTTGCTCAACATGGAGCATCCGCAGCGGGTCAATCAGCTGCTGCTGGAGTTTTTAGCCTAG
- a CDS encoding 6PGD fold domain-containing protein, with product MQRPILRVAVLGARPAPESFPALLARAGHHVTHVADAAQAAEADLILLDVEEDAFDAAVHAVAEVVHPGHIVAHLLPSRGVQELDAVEVAGAVVISLWQLSDEVWAGEALDELGDTILGLLVSDAHGRLIRLDSSRRRTLRAALDYVAAVEALRRDAVAMLSQVLGDDTLAAEVSRERGALIDDARAAAAIAAVRHSLS from the coding sequence GTGCAGCGCCCCATATTAAGGGTCGCGGTGCTTGGCGCCCGGCCCGCTCCTGAGTCTTTCCCGGCCTTGCTCGCTAGGGCTGGCCATCATGTCACGCACGTGGCGGATGCGGCGCAGGCGGCGGAGGCGGACCTCATCCTTCTCGACGTGGAGGAGGACGCCTTCGACGCCGCCGTCCACGCCGTGGCCGAGGTGGTGCACCCCGGCCACATTGTCGCTCACCTTCTGCCCTCCCGGGGCGTGCAGGAACTCGATGCGGTCGAGGTTGCCGGCGCCGTGGTGATCTCGTTATGGCAGTTGTCCGACGAGGTGTGGGCGGGAGAGGCCCTCGACGAGCTGGGGGACACCATCCTCGGCTTGCTGGTCAGCGACGCCCACGGCCGGCTCATTCGCCTTGACTCCAGCCGGCGACGCACGCTGCGCGCCGCGTTGGACTACGTCGCCGCTGTGGAGGCGCTTCGCCGTGACGCCGTGGCGATGTTGAGCCAGGTTCTCGGCGATGACACACTCGCCGCGGAGGTCAGCCGGGAACGCGGGGCGCTCATCGACGACGCCCGCGCGGCCGCCGCCATCGCTGCGGTGCGCCACAGCTTGAGCTAA
- a CDS encoding lactococcin 972 family bacteriocin, whose protein sequence is MALSSTAVAAAIVENAGGGAWDHGVNAVQVWSNYSHDRVDHGSTAVGLRTVRSGCVKPGSTSYARAPRNVRNNQSFYRHC, encoded by the coding sequence ATCGCCCTTTCATCCACCGCAGTCGCCGCCGCAATTGTCGAAAACGCCGGTGGCGGCGCCTGGGACCATGGCGTCAACGCCGTCCAGGTCTGGTCCAACTACAGCCACGACCGCGTAGACCACGGCTCAACCGCAGTGGGGTTGAGGACGGTTCGCAGCGGTTGCGTCAAACCCGGATCAACTTCCTACGCCAGAGCGCCCCGCAACGTCCGCAACAACCAGTCCTTCTATCGCCACTGCTAA
- the folE gene encoding GTP cyclohydrolase I FolE, with protein sequence MADTNFDHARAEAAVRELLLAVGEDPDREGLRETPARVARAFAENLQGLRTDPTSVLEKTFSEDHQELVLVKDIPIYSMCEHHLLPFFGHAHIGYIPNKEGQVTGLSKLARLADLYARRPQVQERLTSQIADALVEKLRAQSVIVVIECEHLCMGMRGIRKPGAVTVTSAVRGGFKTSAASRAEALSLIRS encoded by the coding sequence ATGGCCGACACTAACTTCGATCACGCCCGCGCCGAGGCCGCGGTGCGAGAACTCCTCCTCGCCGTGGGGGAGGACCCGGATCGAGAGGGTCTTCGGGAAACCCCCGCGCGGGTGGCTCGCGCCTTCGCCGAGAACCTGCAGGGGCTACGCACCGACCCGACATCCGTGCTGGAAAAGACCTTCAGCGAGGACCATCAGGAACTGGTCCTCGTCAAGGACATCCCCATCTACTCGATGTGCGAACATCACCTCCTGCCCTTCTTCGGCCACGCCCACATCGGGTACATCCCCAATAAGGAGGGCCAGGTGACGGGCCTGTCGAAGCTGGCCCGCCTGGCCGACCTCTACGCGCGGCGCCCCCAAGTCCAGGAGCGGCTGACCTCCCAGATCGCCGACGCGTTGGTGGAGAAGCTGCGGGCGCAGTCGGTCATCGTCGTCATCGAGTGTGAGCACCTGTGCATGGGGATGCGCGGCATCCGCAAGCCGGGCGCCGTGACGGTCACCTCCGCGGTACGTGGCGGTTTCAAAACGTCCGCCGCGTCCCGCGCGGAGGCCCTCAGCCTCATTCGCAGCTAG
- the folB gene encoding dihydroneopterin aldolase: MADRIELRGIRAFGHHGVLDHETEHGQAFSIDVTAWLNAAPAAADDDLSKTVNYAELAQLAYDEVTGTPRRLIETVAARIADQTLERYPAVHAVEVTIHKPHAPIPLVFDDVAVVARRSRTTRPGRP, encoded by the coding sequence GTGGCTGACCGGATCGAGCTTCGCGGGATCCGCGCCTTCGGCCACCACGGGGTGCTTGACCACGAGACCGAGCACGGCCAGGCGTTCAGCATCGACGTGACGGCCTGGCTCAACGCGGCGCCGGCGGCGGCCGACGATGACCTGAGCAAAACCGTCAACTACGCGGAGCTCGCCCAGCTTGCCTACGACGAGGTCACCGGGACGCCGCGCCGGCTCATTGAGACGGTGGCTGCCCGCATCGCCGACCAAACCCTCGAACGCTACCCGGCCGTGCACGCCGTGGAGGTCACCATCCACAAGCCGCACGCGCCGATACCGCTGGTGTTCGACGACGTGGCCGTCGTCGCCCGGCGCTCGCGCACGACCCGCCCCGGGAGGCCGTGA
- the folK gene encoding 2-amino-4-hydroxy-6-hydroxymethyldihydropteridine diphosphokinase has translation MRAVLSIGSNLEDSAAHLARVEEDFAAELVVASGMFATPAWGNTNQPDFLNAILIVEVTDTPLQLLRRAQRLEQEAGRRRLVHWGPRTLDVDIVALCDDAGAEITVDTPELSVPHPFAHERAFVLVPWLAADEAATLGGRRVADLVAALPEDEVAAIRRVAGLP, from the coding sequence ATGCGCGCCGTGCTCTCCATTGGGTCAAACTTGGAGGACTCCGCCGCCCACCTCGCCCGGGTGGAGGAGGACTTCGCAGCGGAGCTCGTCGTCGCCTCGGGCATGTTTGCCACCCCGGCCTGGGGCAACACCAACCAACCGGATTTCCTCAACGCCATCCTCATCGTGGAGGTGACTGACACCCCGCTGCAGCTGCTGCGACGCGCGCAGCGCCTGGAACAGGAGGCGGGGCGACGACGCCTCGTGCACTGGGGGCCGCGCACCCTCGACGTGGACATCGTGGCCTTATGCGATGACGCCGGGGCGGAGATCACGGTGGACACCCCCGAATTGTCCGTCCCGCATCCCTTCGCCCACGAACGAGCCTTCGTGCTGGTGCCCTGGCTGGCGGCGGACGAGGCGGCCACGTTGGGCGGGCGCCGCGTCGCCGACCTGGTGGCTGCCCTACCGGAGGATGAGGTGGCGGCGATCCGACGGGTAGCGGGGTTGCCATGA